In gamma proteobacterium HIMB55, the genomic stretch TATACCATTAGTGATATTAGATTGGACGGAGTTTAAATCGGTTATAAATGAGTATCGTGATTATTGGACAACAGATACCCTAAGTTCATTGCTGAATACGCTTGGAAGGCAACTACCGGCTTTGTTATTTCCCTCAATGTTTGGCGGAGTGATTGCGGGGCACTACTTCTTTTGCCAAAGAATTGTTGCTGCACCAGTTAATCTTGTAGCGAACTCAGTAGGAAATGTTTTTAGAAAAGGAGCAACAAAAGAGTACGAAGAACACGGAAACTTCGAATCAATTTTTATATTTTCATTTATGCGACTGCTGCTGCTTGCTGCATTCGGTGTTTTCTTTGCCCTGTTTTTTATTAACGATAAAAATTTGACCTTTCTGTTTGGTAATCAGTGGAGTGGTATTGCTGATATTTTGAAATTGGTAGTTATCTTCTATGCGTTTAAGTTTGCTATCTCTCCTTTAACGTACTCGCTTTACGTCGTCAGGAAGCTTCATTGGAATTTTTATGGTCAACTACTCTACCTGGGTTGTTTGTTCATTCCTCTACTAGTTGCTTGGTATTTTGATTGCGAACCAAAGACAGCAGTCGCATGGCATGTTTTAGGGGCCTGTATCGCCTACACTGGTTACTTGGGGATATCGTACTTTTGCGCTAGAAAAGGAGCGGATTTGTGACGAGCAATTTGAAGGACCTTAATTGGCGGCGAACCTCCCGGAACACGGAAATTGCCACGGGAACTTTTGAAGCGCATGGAGAAGTTCTATTCAAGCGAGGAGTGCTTATAGATTCGAGTGATTTACATTTGCATGTCGCAGCCTTTGAACAACTGCAGGATATTACTGCACAAATTGAGGGTGCGATTTCCCCATCGGTCATCAAAGAGTTATGTGATACCAATATAATTGCACTGCAACGATTTTCTAGCGATTCATTTCATGATGTATGGTGCGATGAAAACTACCCATCAGAATGCGTCATTCAAGATATTGCGGTGCTTTATGACTGGCTTGATAAATTTCATCTAACGACGGCAAAGGTCACCGGAGGTCTACCATATTCATATGGCGACTTTGGACCTAAGAATCTACTAAGGTGTGATCAAACAAACGTGGCCTTTATCGATCCCCCAATCAGCTTTATCGAGAGGGAGAGTTGTTATGACATTGGAACTTTAGTTTTTGAAATTGATCGGTCATTAGTTCAGGCTAATCGCCCATGGTTGATTTTTCGTCACAGACATATCCTAAAGCGTTGGGTGGGATTAAAACCTCGAAACTGTTCTTTCAAATCTTGTCAGCATGGAGTCCGGAGTCATGTTTTGGCTGTGGCGATTAGGTATGCCACGTTTTTTAAAAAGCCAAATCCGTTTTTCCAGTTTTTGCGAGCGCTATTTTTTATTCCCTGTTTGCTTGCCTATCAACTCATAATGAGTGTCCACGACGCGATTAATTATCAAAGGAAAAATTGATGGACGTTGATAATAAAAATTATATTTTTCAGCTCGGAAATGACCAGTTAACTACTAAGGCTACCTATTATCCAGCTGAATTAGAAAAATTTAACTTCACTACCTTTTATTTTAGTGAAGATCGGTCAGGCTTGAGTAAAGATACTATTCAAAGAGAAAATATTGAGGCTAAAATTGCTCCAAATAATTTAGTTAAAAGGTGGTGGGAGCTTCTAGTCCTTTTCACAAAAAGACGTCCAGTGGCAATCGAGCTTTATCTAAGTCAGCGGCCATGGCATCTGTTCTTTTATTATTTACTAGCTCGTTTATTTAGAGCTAAAGTTGTAATTTGGTGTCGCGGTGAGTTAAGAAATTTTAAAATCCATCATCCTCTCAGGCGATTTGTGAATCGGCTTTTATTAGTCTCGGCGGATCGGATCCTTCTTAGGGAATTGTATATGAAGTCGATACTTATTGAGGAAGGAATTTACAGGCCTAATAAGACGCTCTTTTTCCCAAATGCGATTCCCACAAGAGAGCGTCAAAACAATCGCCAGAAAGTCTCTGATACTATTTTGTTCCTTAATTCTTTTAAGAAATTTCGGAATATAGAGCTGGTTATAGAGGCGACTGAGATATTGCATAAAAAGTTTCCAAGCATCAAGTGCAATTTAGTTGGCAGTACTCTGGATAATCAAGGCTACAGTCCATCATCGACGGAGTATGAAGAGATGCTTCGTGATATGGTCCGCGAGAGAGGGCTCTCTGATGTTGTTAGTTTTTATCCGTTTAGCTCTGACCGGTTTGAATTTTTTGATGATGCGTTCGTATTTGTGTTACCTGCAGACATAGTCTTTTGTAATTACACGTTACTTGAGGCGATGAGTAATCGAATGCCCGCTGTTGTTGCGAACACAGAAGGTGCTGATTTAATTGTGGATGATGGCTTAACTGGATTTGTGGTTGAACGTGATGCTGCAGACATCGCGTCGGCAATAGAAAAATTGTACGTTAGTGCGTTGTTAAGAGATAAGATGGGCGAGGCAAGTAGGGACAAGATTATCAAGGACTACAATGTTGCCTCGAGAGCTAAGGTTCTCGCTGGTATTTTTGGGGGAGTCTGATGATCGAGCTGACGGCAACGCGCCAGGCATCTGTTGTATCGCTCGGAGTCATTTACATACTGCTAGCGCTCTCGTTATTTTTTTGGGGCAGTAACCACCTTATTTACCTGTCCGTTTTACTATTTGTTTGCACGCTGACGTTGAGCTTGTTTGTTTTAGGGCAGCGGTATGCTCTGCTCAATCCGGTTTATGTCTTCTGCTTACTACAGTTATCGCTTTACTCCCTTAACTGGTTGCCGTTTTTGTTTGTAGTTAATCCATCAAACGATACTTACGGAAGTGTTGGCCTCGACACCCAGAGCGTGAAGGATGCGATTGTCGCGCTCAATATGCTAACTAGTTTATGGCTCGCTTGTGCGGTGCTTGGAAACTTCGCTTGGAGAGTGAAGACCAGCTGGCGTGCGGCTGACGTCGGGTTGAACTATCGTTCTGTTGCTTTGGCGATCATAGCGATAGCTATCGGATCCTTCGTTGTTTTGGTCGGGGAGGCCGGCTCGTTATTTGAGCTAATGATCCAAAGGGAAATGACTAGAGAAGATCGGCTTGCCGCAGATATTGGGCGACATTGGTTTGCGTTTGCTCAGATGGGTGTATTGGGGGTCGCACTTTGGGGGTTTTCAGATGTGAAGGCATTCAAATCTCGATTGTTTTTACCTTTATTCATCTTGGTCCTTCTTATCGGCTTTATGGTTAGCGGAAATCGAACGTCGATTGTTATGTCGTGTCTTCTTATCTACGCCGCTTGGGCATTTAGGTCTAAAAGGTTGTTTTCATCGAACGTGCTTGTCCTATCCGGTGTTCTTGTTATTGGTTTGGGGTTTGCGTCTGTTGTGCGAGAGGAGGGAGTTTCAAAGTTGCAGGCTTCAGGTTACGACCCAAGTGCGCAAGAGGTTGGGCTATTCGAAAAACTCATACGACTCAGATCAGAGAGGGCTGTCGAGGGAAGCGCGAGTCTCGGCATATTGATGGCTCTTAAGCAAGATATGCCATATTTATTGGGTGAGTCTTATCGATCGATCGCGTACATTCCGGTTCCAAGCGCTATGCTGGCTAATACTAAACCTCCAGCTGGTGGCCGGTTAGCCGCCAAGCGACTTTCCGGAAGAACTGATACCGCATGGCCCGTGTC encodes the following:
- a CDS encoding membrane protein involved in the export of O-antigen and teichoic acid (PFAM: Polysaccharide biosynthesis protein) encodes the protein MKNYSAFVGGITRLLLGSGLAQGITIAATLVSARLYSPESFSNFGIYVASTSLLLTVFTGRLDLALIQVSSTAEYRNLLSATLVILLTSSLSFLILGYQIYGFKPAGGLVVLIFLGLISNGLSQIYSNLFSSQERYGEIGVLRIISATTFMGFSIGFSRFADGLIVASIVSQFLSAVLHLIRSNIPLVILDWTEFKSVINEYRDYWTTDTLSSLLNTLGRQLPALLFPSMFGGVIAGHYFFCQRIVAAPVNLVANSVGNVFRKGATKEYEEHGNFESIFIFSFMRLLLLAAFGVFFALFFINDKNLTFLFGNQWSGIADILKLVVIFYAFKFAISPLTYSLYVVRKLHWNFYGQLLYLGCLFIPLLVAWYFDCEPKTAVAWHVLGACIAYTGYLGISYFCARKGADL
- a CDS encoding glycosyltransferase (PFAM: Glycosyl transferases group 1); this encodes MDVDNKNYIFQLGNDQLTTKATYYPAELEKFNFTTFYFSEDRSGLSKDTIQRENIEAKIAPNNLVKRWWELLVLFTKRRPVAIELYLSQRPWHLFFYYLLARLFRAKVVIWCRGELRNFKIHHPLRRFVNRLLLVSADRILLRELYMKSILIEEGIYRPNKTLFFPNAIPTRERQNNRQKVSDTILFLNSFKKFRNIELVIEATEILHKKFPSIKCNLVGSTLDNQGYSPSSTEYEEMLRDMVRERGLSDVVSFYPFSSDRFEFFDDAFVFVLPADIVFCNYTLLEAMSNRMPAVVANTEGADLIVDDGLTGFVVERDAADIASAIEKLYVSALLRDKMGEASRDKIIKDYNVASRAKVLAGIFGGV